AGTAGTTAATTTTAGatcgaataataatattttcttaatacaGGATGCTGTCCGACTAATTTGTAAGAATACTATTCAGGAATGTGACAAGGCcagggataaaaaaaaatggtttgtttattttttttcatttgctaaatattatttaggctATTTTTTGAACCAGGGTATAGAAGTTattgtttaaactttaattacaatttaaattgtttaatataatttagatttttaatttcagaTTGAAAAAGTGGAAGATCCAAAGGCATTGTTTGAAAAAGTGCAAGCGTTTATAAAGACAAAGTTGTCTGAAGTTAATGATGGAAAAAAAGGAGGGGGAAATTGATGGCaactatgtatttaaattaggcATGATGAAATGAAACATTAAGATTTGTACATACTTTTAATAGGTCTATGtgatgataatttaaataaaattagtacatacatacattttctaagcttatcatttatttatataagagaAATACCACCTCCAATATATTCTACTCTAGTAGAAGGTTCTTCAAATGCTAACCAGTCACTTGAGTGTGTTGGTAACAGTCCCATGCTCTGACATTTGTACAAAGCAAGTAATATGTTAACaatattaccaataaaatacacaaacttCTGGCCTGTAGCCTGCGTTCCCTCAACAATTTTGAATGTGCTTTGTGTAGCAAACAATGCTTTCACAGGTCTTACAATTAACATACCAACCATCATAATAGGAAAAATCGAGATAGAATTACCCgccatatacattataaatagattCATTGGCACTTGTTTTAGAGGACCAAGAGCAACATCCCAAAgtttttttatcaacaataaATTTGAGTCGGAGTCCTTGGACGATTCTGTATAGCTCGCGTTTGCCGATTGACTATAACCGGGCGGAGAGGACAACTCAGTTGTTTGTGGCTTATTCCTGTAACGTCAATTTGTACTTAATGGCTTATACAGGAAATTATGACAAATACAGCAGTATCTGAACATTGTACATACCTCTGGTTAAAGTCCAGTGCccatttgaattttttgttaGATTTAACTTGCGacattatactttatattacttACTTGCTCTAAGAAATAACGTGGTCAGTATGtatgtaatacaaatattatgaagtaaaatGATAATTGCAAATCCCAATCAATAAGAACTAACTGTCAAGTGTCGAACTCTAGTTTGTAGTTGTCACATGTGATTGTGTTATGTCAACGTcatctgtattattttttttaatttattcatagccATGGATACATGTCCTTCAGCCGACGTCATCTGTCATGGTGGCAATGTTGCCAGCTCAGAATAAGTACCTTGAGGGCATACACGGAACAAagaaaagagttttttttatttatttattacagaagAAAAGAGTGGATATAGCATGtgaccaataataaataaaagtatagcCAAACTCATATAATCATGACAAAACATGTAACACAAAATTCGCATTAAATTTATCAtgtgacaacatttcattttttccaacatactcaaatgtttatattttgtgaaactagatctaaaataaaaaaagaactcagatattttcattcacgattttcac
This DNA window, taken from Manduca sexta isolate Smith_Timp_Sample1 chromosome 23, JHU_Msex_v1.0, whole genome shotgun sequence, encodes the following:
- the LOC115451921 gene encoding ER membrane protein complex subunit 4 → MSQVKSNKKFKWALDFNQRNKPQTTELSSPPGYSQSANASYTESSKDSDSNLLLIKKLWDVALGPLKQVPMNLFIMYMAGNSISIFPIMMVGMLIVRPVKALFATQSTFKIVEGTQATGQKFVYFIGNIVNILLALYKCQSMGLLPTHSSDWLAFEEPSTRVEYIGGGISLI